Below is a genomic region from Leptospira bourretii.
ACTTTTTGATTAGGTGAGAACAAACAAAAGGAATTTCTAATTATTTTTCCTCTCTTTCTTTAGTTGCAGAGAAAAAACGAATCTGAAATTCTATCCTCTATGGGACAAGGTCATAATCATTCTAAACAAGACCACCACTCACACAATCATAGCCACCACCATACCTCAACTTCTACAAAAAATTTGGCATGGGCCTTTGTTCTTAACTTAAGTTTTTCTTTGTTAGAACTAATCGGTGGTATTTTTTCCAATAGCATTGCCATTATTTCTGACGCTTTCCATGACTTTGGTGATGCATTGTCTCTTGCCCTTGTCTGGTATTTACAAAAAATTTCCACAAAACCAAAAGACAATTATTTTGACTATGGTTATAAACGATTTTCCATACTTGGAGCACTTATCATTTCAGTTATTTTATCAGTTGGTTCTATCTTTATGATCATTGAATCTATCAAAAGATTCATCACTCCCGAAGAAACGAAAGCTGATATTATGTTTGCACTTGCTATCATTGGAGTCATAGTCAATGGAGCAGCGATGATACGACTCAACCATGGCAAATCATTAACCGAAAAAGCAGTT
It encodes:
- a CDS encoding cation diffusion facilitator family transporter; its protein translation is MGQGHNHSKQDHHSHNHSHHHTSTSTKNLAWAFVLNLSFSLLELIGGIFSNSIAIISDAFHDFGDALSLALVWYLQKISTKPKDNYFDYGYKRFSILGALIISVILSVGSIFMIIESIKRFITPEETKADIMFALAIIGVIVNGAAMIRLNHGKSLTEKAVFLHFLEDILGWIAVLIGSVVMMYFSVPWFDPLLSLAIALWILWNAYGNIKQVMIVMLQAVPESVDRHELVEHWEKIKGIHSIHDIKIWSLDGNHHVASLHVLIDKTVKLNEFQKIKEKIRKVALEFEIIHTTIELETDAEQCKLHSD